From a single Anaerolineales bacterium genomic region:
- the thrB gene encoding homoserine kinase, with translation MSRMIRIRVPATSANLGPGFDCLGLALDVWNEIAFEPSEKMGHHVTGEGADKLNKGSRNLLTKAYMRLYEICGRRFDAVSIEAHNTIPMSSGLGSSAAAIVAGLFGANEMLGKPVDTQTLLKLATEMEGHPDNAAPALFGGLVVSVMKQDEIITRRYEIPELKVVIVKPDVEWLTKTARAVLPRSVSRADAIHNIGRTALVVDALRGGDLDLLQQVMEDRIHQPYRLRHISGGMTAYKCARQFGAAALSGAGPSIIVFVPKEDAERAQAYIQAVFEERGIATKGIITKPSKIGAYRV, from the coding sequence ATGTCCCGCATGATAAGAATCCGCGTCCCCGCCACATCCGCAAACCTAGGTCCGGGCTTCGACTGCCTTGGGCTTGCGCTGGATGTGTGGAACGAGATCGCGTTCGAGCCGTCGGAAAAAATGGGGCATCATGTGACGGGCGAGGGCGCGGACAAATTGAACAAAGGCTCGCGGAATTTGCTGACGAAGGCGTACATGCGTTTGTATGAAATTTGCGGGCGCAGGTTCGATGCGGTGAGCATCGAGGCGCACAATACGATCCCGATGAGCAGCGGATTGGGGTCAAGCGCGGCGGCAATTGTGGCGGGGTTGTTCGGTGCAAATGAGATGCTTGGAAAACCCGTGGACACGCAGACGCTGCTGAAACTCGCCACGGAGATGGAGGGACATCCTGATAATGCTGCGCCTGCCCTGTTCGGCGGGTTGGTCGTTTCGGTGATGAAACAGGACGAGATCATCACGCGACGATATGAGATCCCCGAACTGAAGGTGGTGATCGTCAAGCCGGATGTGGAATGGCTGACAAAGACTGCGCGCGCGGTGCTGCCAAGATCGGTCTCCCGCGCGGATGCGATCCATAACATCGGGCGGACGGCGCTGGTGGTGGATGCGCTGCGCGGCGGCGACCTGGACCTGCTACAACAAGTGATGGAGGACCGCATCCATCAGCCGTATCGCCTGCGGCATATCTCAGGCGGGATGACGGCGTATAAATGCGCGCGTCAGTTCGGCGCGGCAGCGCTCTCGGGTGCGGGACCATCCATTATCGTATTTGTCCCGAAGGAAGACGCGGAGCGGGCACAAGCATACATACAAGCCGTTTTCGAGGAGCGGGGGATCGCTACGAAGGGCATCATCACCAAGCCAAGTAAAATCGGCGCGTATCGCGTTTAG
- a CDS encoding TerC family protein, whose amino-acid sequence MDFSWLFTPETLIAFLTLVALELVLGVDNVIFISILAGKLPQQDQQRARTTGIAMAVITRILLLLSLSWIISLEEPFFFLPWFGGEQLGISGRDVILLVGGLFLLGKSTYEIHDKLEGHTGHSSARVASTFASVIIQIMLLDIVFSLDSVITAVGMVQHIEIMVAAVLVSAIVMVFTAGPIGNFVERHPTVKILALSFLLLIGFTLVVEGLHQHIPKGYIYFAMGFSIFVEMVNLRIRGKGAEPVTLHVPYTPEAKELAHIPVKVPAVRKPRTKSKPKTKKK is encoded by the coding sequence ATGGACTTCAGCTGGCTCTTCACCCCTGAAACGCTCATTGCGTTCCTTACCCTCGTCGCGCTCGAACTCGTGCTCGGCGTGGACAACGTCATTTTCATCTCCATCCTGGCGGGCAAACTCCCCCAGCAGGACCAACAGCGCGCCCGCACCACCGGCATCGCCATGGCGGTCATCACCCGTATTTTGCTATTGCTTTCCCTTTCATGGATCATCAGCCTCGAAGAGCCCTTCTTCTTCCTGCCCTGGTTTGGCGGCGAACAACTCGGCATCTCGGGTCGTGACGTGATCCTGCTGGTCGGCGGACTCTTCCTGCTCGGCAAAAGCACCTATGAGATCCACGACAAATTGGAAGGGCACACCGGGCATTCCTCCGCCAGGGTCGCTTCCACCTTTGCCAGTGTCATTATTCAGATCATGCTGCTGGATATCGTCTTCTCGCTTGATTCGGTCATCACCGCCGTTGGCATGGTCCAGCACATCGAGATCATGGTTGCTGCCGTTCTGGTATCCGCCATTGTAATGGTCTTCACGGCGGGACCCATCGGCAACTTCGTCGAACGCCACCCCACCGTCAAGATCCTTGCGCTCAGTTTCCTGCTGCTGATCGGTTTCACGCTCGTTGTGGAAGGCTTGCACCAGCACATCCCGAAAGGTTATATTTATTTCGCAATGGGCTTCTCCATCTTTGTCGAAATGGTCAACCTGCGCATTCGCGGCAAAGGCGCGGAACCGGTCACCCTGCACGTTCCGTACACGCCGGAAGCGAAGGAACTCGCCCACATCCCTGTCAAGGTTCCCGCTGTCAGGAAGCCGCGCACCAAAAGCAAACCGAAGACAAAGAAAAAATAG